GCGCAATAGAATTAATTGACGAGAAATTCAATCCGGAGAAAAAATCAATCACAGTACCAATTTTAGGTTTCATTGCAGCAGGATCTCCCCTTGAACCCTATACTGATCCAAACGCAACCATAGACATTGCACCATCATTTGCAGCAGGTGGAAAAAGAATTTACGTTTTACAAGTGCGAGGTAATTCAATGATCGAAGCTGCAATCGAAGACGGAGATTATGTTGTAGTTCAGGAAACAAACGTTGCAAGAAACGGGCAAATCGTAGTCGCTCTTCTAGAAAATGGCATGGCAACTCTCAAAAGATTTTACAAAGAAGCAACAAGAATAAGATTAGAACCAGCAAATTCCACAATGTCACCAATCTTCGCCAAAGACGTCAAAATTCAAGGCATTTGCGTTGGCGTAATTAGAAAATTTGTAAATTAAATTTCATTCAACACCCCAATTAGCTCTCAAAGTTCTTTTTAAACTTACAAATTCTTGATTTAGTTTAGTTTTATCAAGATTTAATTGATACCGATTTATTAAATAATTACCAACAAGACCAAGAGTAACATTTATCATCTCAATTTCTTCAACTGTAGTAAATCTATCAAAATCCCAAGGATAATCTATAAAATACTGTATAACCTTATTATCTCTTCGATCGGTCAATAATCCAGAATCCTGCAAATTACAAAGCGTAGCCATTAACCCACATATAGTATTTCCCTTACATTTCATCATCGGATAATCAGGATGCCAAACCCCAACTCTTTCATTAGGCAAATCATCCGAAAACAAACCAAACATATACAAACGGTCGACGTAATATTGTGGATCTAAATCATGTTCAAGCATATGTAATTATAAAACAAGCTACTAGTAAAATAAAATCAATTCCATTACAATTTAAAAGTTATGTTCTTTGGAATAGATCTTGCAAAAGTAATTGAAGCAGTTGGATATGTTGGTTTATTCGCCATCATTTTTGCAGAATCTGGTTTATTTTTTGGCTTTTTCCTTCCAGGAGACAGTTTAATTGTCACAGCAGGGCTTCTTGCAACTCAAGGATATTTTAATATTTTAGTTTTGATTCCTCTTCTTGCTTTAGCGGCAGTTCTTGGAGATTCAACAGGATATTGGATGGGAAAAGAATTTGGTAAAAAGTTTTTCAACAAAGGAAAAGAGTCTTTTTTGAGAAACAAAGAACATATCACAACAGCAGAAGAATTTTACAAAAAGAATGGTACCAAAACAATTATTCTAGCAAGGTTCTTGCCTTATGTTAG
The Patescibacteria group bacterium genome window above contains:
- the lexA gene encoding transcriptional repressor LexA; translated protein: MAVIIYKRQRQILDFIKQHIETEGSAPTLRQIADALNVSSLATVHEHLQTLEAKGLIKREHGKTRAIELIDEKFNPEKKSITVPILGFIAAGSPLEPYTDPNATIDIAPSFAAGGKRIYVLQVRGNSMIEAAIEDGDYVVVQETNVARNGQIVVALLENGMATLKRFYKEATRIRLEPANSTMSPIFAKDVKIQGICVGVIRKFVN
- a CDS encoding DedA family protein yields the protein MFFGIDLAKVIEAVGYVGLFAIIFAESGLFFGFFLPGDSLIVTAGLLATQGYFNILVLIPLLALAAVLGDSTGYWMGKEFGKKFFNKGKESFLRNKEHITTAEEFYKKNGTKTIILARFLPYVRTFAPIVAGIGEMEYSKFLTFNIAGGVTWSTLMLLIGYFLGKVIPNVDKYLIPLIILIVIVSFMPSAYEHRKKILAQVKKYIPKN